In Arthrobacter sp. QXT-31, one genomic interval encodes:
- a CDS encoding ABC transporter ATP-binding protein gives MIEAEGLTKVYGDKTAVGGVSFTVQAGQVTGFLGPNGAGKSTTMRMIMGLDTPTAGTVTVNGVPFARHKAPLREIGALLDAKAVHTGRSAYNHLLAMAATHSIPRKRVHEVIEMTGLADVARKKVKGFSLGMGQRLGIAAALLGDPQTIILDEPVNGLDPEGVVWVRNLVKYLASEGRTVFLSSHLMSEMAMTADHLIVIGRGKIIADAAIRDIIAGKGQSRTRVRSDQPDRLMHVLAGTGVSVELQDHELLEVTGLDPRQIARAALDNQVLVYELTPLQASLEEAYMELTKDEVEYHSLITTGTPVPAQAGGN, from the coding sequence ATGATTGAGGCAGAAGGCCTGACGAAGGTCTACGGCGACAAAACCGCCGTCGGCGGCGTCAGTTTCACCGTCCAGGCCGGACAGGTCACCGGGTTCCTGGGACCCAACGGGGCCGGCAAGTCGACCACCATGCGCATGATCATGGGCCTGGATACTCCGACGGCGGGAACGGTGACCGTCAACGGCGTACCGTTCGCCCGGCACAAGGCGCCGCTGCGCGAGATCGGTGCCCTGCTGGACGCCAAGGCGGTCCACACGGGCCGCTCGGCGTACAACCACCTGCTGGCCATGGCCGCCACCCACAGCATCCCGCGGAAGCGGGTGCACGAGGTCATCGAGATGACAGGCCTGGCGGACGTGGCCCGGAAAAAGGTCAAGGGCTTCTCCCTCGGCATGGGCCAGCGGCTGGGCATCGCCGCCGCCCTCCTCGGTGACCCGCAGACCATCATCCTGGACGAACCCGTCAACGGCCTCGACCCCGAAGGCGTGGTCTGGGTGCGGAACCTCGTGAAGTACCTCGCTTCCGAGGGACGCACGGTGTTCCTCTCCAGCCATCTCATGAGCGAGATGGCCATGACAGCGGACCACCTGATCGTGATTGGCCGCGGAAAGATCATCGCCGACGCCGCCATCAGGGACATCATCGCGGGCAAGGGACAGAGCCGGACGCGGGTGCGCTCGGACCAGCCGGACAGGCTCATGCACGTCCTCGCCGGAACGGGGGTCTCTGTGGAGCTGCAGGACCACGAACTCCTGGAGGTCACGGGTCTGGATCCCCGCCAGATTGCCCGGGCTGCACTGGACAACCAGGTGCTGGTGTATGAACTCACGCCGCTCCAGGCCAGTCTTGAAGAGGCCTACATGGAGCTGACCAAGGACGAGGTCGAGTACCACTCACTGATCACCACGGGAACTCCGGTTCCTGCCCAGGCCGGAGGCAACTGA
- a CDS encoding ABC-F family ATP-binding cassette domain-containing protein has product MAHIDVSGIDYFLSDGTQLLNGVTFKVPDGTKMALIGPNGTGKTTLFRIISGDITPDEGVIGRSGNMGIMRQFVGQVRDDSTVRDLLVSAAPPALAAAARAVDEAELAMVEHDDEPTQMRYAQAIVDWGDAGGYDVETVWDEVCMAALGLPFDRAQHRRASTLSGGEQKRLVLEALFAGPDELLLLDEPDNYLDVPGKRWLEDKLNESKKTVFFISHDRELLNNAAGRIVTLEPGINGAGAWIHGGGFGSYVEARADRNARFEELRKRWDEEHAKLKELVNMYKNKAAFRSDMANRYHAAQTRLAKFLEVGPPEALPIEQNVQMRLKGGRTGKRAIVAEKLELTGLMKPFSTEIWFGDRVGVLGSNGSGKSHFLRLLATGGTDPEREHVPVSDVEIAEVPHEGTVKLGARIRPGFFAQTHVRPDLMNRTLLDILHRGDEHRSGLGREAAAGALDGYGLAGQSEQKYESLSGGQQARFQILLLQLSGATLLLLDEPTDNLDLHSAEALERAIDHFEGTVLAVTHDRWFARTFDRFLVFGSDGKVYESAEPVWDEKRVERAR; this is encoded by the coding sequence GTGGCCCATATTGACGTTTCCGGCATCGACTACTTCCTCTCCGACGGCACCCAGCTGCTCAACGGGGTGACATTCAAGGTCCCGGACGGCACCAAAATGGCGCTCATCGGACCAAACGGGACGGGCAAAACCACGCTGTTCCGCATCATCTCCGGTGACATCACGCCGGACGAAGGCGTGATCGGCCGCTCCGGCAACATGGGCATCATGCGGCAGTTCGTGGGCCAGGTCCGCGACGACTCCACGGTCCGCGACCTGCTGGTGTCCGCCGCGCCACCGGCGCTGGCGGCTGCGGCCCGGGCCGTGGATGAGGCGGAACTGGCCATGGTGGAGCACGACGACGAGCCCACCCAGATGCGCTACGCCCAGGCGATCGTCGACTGGGGAGACGCCGGCGGATACGACGTCGAGACCGTCTGGGACGAGGTCTGCATGGCCGCCCTGGGACTGCCCTTTGACCGCGCCCAGCACCGCCGCGCGTCGACCCTTTCCGGCGGCGAGCAGAAGCGTCTGGTGCTCGAGGCGCTCTTCGCCGGCCCCGACGAACTGCTCCTCCTCGACGAGCCGGACAACTACCTTGACGTTCCGGGCAAGCGCTGGCTCGAGGACAAGCTCAACGAATCGAAGAAAACGGTCTTCTTCATCAGCCACGACCGGGAGCTGCTCAACAACGCTGCCGGCCGCATCGTCACCCTGGAGCCGGGGATCAACGGCGCCGGCGCGTGGATCCACGGCGGCGGCTTCGGCTCCTACGTCGAGGCGCGGGCAGACCGGAATGCGCGCTTCGAGGAGCTTCGCAAGCGCTGGGACGAGGAGCATGCCAAGCTCAAGGAACTCGTCAACATGTACAAGAACAAGGCCGCCTTCCGGTCCGACATGGCCAACCGCTACCACGCAGCGCAGACCCGGCTGGCCAAGTTCCTGGAGGTCGGCCCGCCGGAAGCGCTGCCGATCGAGCAGAACGTCCAGATGCGGCTCAAGGGCGGGCGCACCGGCAAGCGGGCCATCGTGGCCGAAAAGCTGGAGCTGACCGGCCTGATGAAGCCCTTCTCCACCGAGATCTGGTTCGGGGACAGAGTGGGCGTCCTGGGCTCCAACGGTTCCGGCAAGTCTCACTTTCTCCGGCTGCTCGCCACCGGGGGCACCGATCCGGAACGGGAACACGTTCCCGTGTCGGATGTCGAAATCGCCGAAGTGCCGCACGAAGGCACCGTGAAACTCGGCGCCCGGATCCGGCCCGGCTTCTTTGCCCAGACCCACGTCCGGCCCGACCTCATGAACCGCACGCTGCTGGACATCCTGCACCGCGGCGACGAGCACCGTTCCGGCCTGGGCCGGGAGGCCGCCGCAGGCGCCCTCGACGGCTACGGGCTGGCCGGCCAGTCGGAACAGAAGTACGAGTCGCTGTCCGGCGGCCAGCAGGCACGGTTCCAGATCCTGCTGCTGCAGCTCTCCGGCGCCACCCTGCTCCTGCTCGACGAGCCCACGGACAACCTGGACCTGCACTCGGCCGAGGCCTTGGAGCGGGCGATCGACCACTTCGAGGGCACGGTCCTTGCCGTTACGCACGACCGCTGGTTCGCCCGCACCTTCGACCGGTTCCTGGTTTTCGGCTCCGACGGCAAGGTGTACGAGTCCGCGGAGCCGGTCTGGGACGAGAAGCGTGTGGAGCGCGCCCGCTAA
- a CDS encoding bifunctional phosphatase PAP2/diacylglycerol kinase family protein — MRRMLHRGPGWVAAMDRMLMRAISGFPGGHHDTFFRRLSASANKGKLWFGVAAVAAAIPGRTRRAALHGLLAQGVASAVTNLVFKTLLPRARPLPEHLPVFRFVHPQPTSSSMPSGHSASAVAFALGTGMVQPALGAVVAPVAAGVAYSRVHTGAHWPSDVLFGSAIGAGAALVTRKWWPVRPPTPATSRRRVEVAKVPQGDGLSIVVNTLGGSFTEETAAALKEVFPLAHITLVAPEDDVVQRMEEAATVPGIRALGVWGGDGTVGTAAAAAVEHDLPLLVLAGGTLNHFARDAGTPSIVEAVKAAENGEAALADVGAVAVERGLADDPERVELTMLNTASIGLYPNLVRRREQLQPALGKPLAGVVAMFRTFAVEKPITLMVNGVRHRLWIMYLGRGRYYPRDHAPLIRPVLDDGVLDVRMMTADESFARLRMLWSVLTGTVGMSKITHLSEATRVRVECGTAPMVLAVDGEAIPGVRAAEFTLKRAALRYYSPQEDS; from the coding sequence ATGCGACGAATGCTGCACCGGGGACCGGGCTGGGTTGCCGCCATGGACCGCATGCTGATGCGGGCCATCTCGGGCTTTCCGGGCGGGCACCATGACACCTTTTTCCGCCGGCTCTCGGCCTCGGCGAACAAGGGAAAGCTGTGGTTCGGCGTGGCAGCCGTGGCCGCCGCCATACCGGGGCGCACCAGGCGCGCGGCGCTGCACGGGTTACTGGCCCAAGGGGTGGCGTCGGCCGTGACCAACCTCGTTTTCAAGACCCTCCTTCCCCGCGCCCGGCCGTTGCCGGAACATCTGCCGGTGTTCCGCTTCGTCCATCCCCAGCCCACGAGTTCGTCCATGCCCTCGGGCCACTCGGCCTCCGCCGTGGCCTTCGCGCTCGGCACCGGAATGGTGCAGCCGGCACTCGGAGCGGTGGTGGCTCCGGTCGCAGCCGGAGTTGCATACTCCAGAGTGCATACAGGCGCCCACTGGCCCTCGGATGTGCTGTTCGGTTCGGCGATCGGGGCCGGCGCTGCACTGGTGACAAGGAAATGGTGGCCCGTTCGTCCCCCCACACCCGCCACATCCAGACGGCGGGTGGAGGTAGCCAAGGTCCCGCAGGGCGACGGCCTCAGCATCGTCGTTAATACGCTGGGCGGATCCTTCACGGAGGAGACGGCGGCAGCCCTGAAAGAAGTATTCCCACTCGCTCATATAACGCTCGTGGCACCCGAGGATGACGTTGTCCAGCGCATGGAAGAGGCAGCCACCGTGCCTGGTATCCGGGCGCTCGGGGTGTGGGGAGGCGACGGCACCGTGGGCACCGCTGCGGCGGCCGCCGTCGAACATGATCTTCCACTGCTGGTTCTGGCCGGCGGTACCCTCAACCACTTTGCCCGGGACGCCGGGACGCCATCCATCGTTGAAGCCGTAAAGGCGGCAGAAAACGGGGAGGCGGCCCTGGCGGACGTTGGTGCCGTCGCAGTGGAGCGGGGACTCGCCGATGACCCCGAGAGGGTGGAGCTCACCATGCTCAACACCGCGAGCATCGGGCTGTACCCGAACCTTGTGCGCCGCCGTGAACAGCTTCAGCCTGCCCTGGGTAAACCGCTGGCCGGCGTCGTGGCGATGTTCCGGACTTTCGCCGTGGAGAAGCCGATCACGCTGATGGTCAACGGCGTCCGGCACAGGCTGTGGATCATGTACCTGGGCCGGGGCCGGTACTACCCGAGGGACCACGCCCCGCTCATCCGCCCGGTACTGGACGACGGCGTGCTGGATGTCAGGATGATGACAGCCGATGAGTCCTTCGCCCGGCTGCGCATGCTGTGGTCCGTGCTGACAGGAACGGTGGGGATGTCCAAAATCACCCACCTGAGCGAAGCCACCCGGGTCCGGGTGGAGTGCGGAACAGCGCCCATGGTGCTGGCGGTGGACGGCGAGGCCATACCGGGGGTCCGGGCCGCCGAGTTCACCCTGAAACGCGCCGCCCTGCGCTACTACTCCCCGCAGGAGGACAGCTGA
- a CDS encoding penicillin-binding transpeptidase domain-containing protein, whose translation MGNNTKKLSLVLAGLILAGSLVACDDGRGGAESAAKQLASAVAGLDLRPVAFDGRDSNVAHDQLNQVFKALAPAKPSVEAGELTLDGDTARFPLNYSWKISTGEWKYTVSADLRKSGDKWLTVWSPGMLVPNLAEGEILSKSTQSPPRADILGAGNQKLVTLRPVVNVGIDKPQLGGADAAASARKLASLVGVDPDAYVQQVEASGAEAFVSAITLRNTSDRAVTDAEIEAIPGGRAIPGELPLAPTRTFARPVLGAVGEASAEQIEKSNGALTAGDVIGTGGLQQQYDAQLRGTDGTVVRVQRADLTREEIQSAPTDPRRTVFEVQAVPGKPLQTSLDTKLQQLAEDTLADVKPASAIVALRPSTGEVLAAASGPGSNGYNTAMLGQYAPGSTFKVVDSLAMIRNGFTPDSTVECTPTLTVDGRKFKNAEGYPKDSLGSVTLRDAFAHSCNTAFIAARDKVTQAQLESAATSLGVAVEAPKLGAEAFLGSVPGEAEGTEHAAAMIGQGRVLMSPLAAAVMAGSVAKGSPVSPVLVQESAPASSSASPAATAEGSAPSSTVTAEAPAKAAQTPVTQAEAASLADMMRAVVTSGHAGFLAEVPGEPVGAKTGTAEFGNANPPKTHAWIIAVHGDLAVAVFVEEGGLGATTSGPLLKKFLTAAG comes from the coding sequence GTGGGGAACAACACTAAAAAACTTTCACTTGTCCTTGCCGGCCTTATCCTTGCCGGTTCACTGGTGGCCTGCGACGACGGCCGCGGGGGCGCGGAATCTGCAGCGAAGCAGCTGGCATCCGCGGTCGCCGGCCTGGACCTGCGCCCGGTGGCCTTCGACGGGCGCGATTCGAACGTGGCCCACGACCAGCTCAACCAGGTCTTCAAGGCGCTGGCGCCGGCCAAGCCGTCGGTGGAGGCAGGGGAGCTGACGCTCGACGGCGACACCGCCCGCTTCCCGCTGAATTACAGCTGGAAGATCTCCACCGGCGAGTGGAAGTACACCGTCTCGGCCGACCTGCGGAAATCCGGCGATAAGTGGCTTACAGTATGGTCCCCGGGGATGCTGGTCCCGAACCTGGCCGAAGGGGAGATCCTCAGCAAGTCCACCCAATCGCCACCCCGCGCCGACATCCTCGGGGCCGGCAACCAGAAGCTCGTCACCTTGCGCCCCGTGGTCAATGTGGGCATCGACAAGCCCCAGCTCGGTGGTGCCGATGCCGCAGCTTCCGCAAGGAAGCTCGCCAGTCTGGTGGGCGTTGATCCCGACGCCTATGTACAGCAGGTGGAGGCATCAGGGGCGGAAGCGTTTGTTTCCGCCATCACCCTGCGCAACACCAGCGACCGTGCCGTGACCGACGCCGAGATCGAGGCCATCCCGGGCGGCAGGGCCATCCCCGGCGAACTGCCGCTGGCACCAACACGGACCTTCGCCCGCCCTGTCCTGGGCGCGGTGGGTGAAGCCAGTGCAGAGCAGATTGAAAAGTCCAACGGCGCCCTGACAGCCGGGGACGTCATCGGCACGGGCGGGCTCCAGCAGCAGTACGACGCCCAGCTCCGCGGCACGGACGGCACCGTGGTCCGCGTGCAGCGCGCGGACCTGACCCGCGAAGAGATCCAGTCCGCACCAACGGACCCGCGGCGCACCGTCTTTGAGGTCCAGGCAGTTCCCGGCAAACCGCTGCAGACCTCCCTCGATACGAAGCTGCAGCAGCTCGCCGAAGACACCCTCGCGGACGTCAAGCCGGCGTCGGCCATCGTGGCGCTCCGGCCGTCCACGGGAGAGGTGCTCGCCGCCGCGTCCGGACCCGGAAGCAACGGCTACAACACGGCAATGCTCGGCCAGTATGCGCCGGGATCCACCTTCAAGGTGGTGGACTCCCTGGCCATGATCCGCAACGGATTCACCCCCGACTCGACGGTCGAATGCACGCCCACGCTCACCGTCGACGGCAGGAAATTCAAGAACGCCGAGGGCTACCCCAAGGACTCGCTTGGATCGGTGACCCTGCGGGATGCCTTCGCCCACTCCTGCAATACGGCTTTCATCGCCGCCCGGGACAAGGTCACCCAGGCCCAGCTGGAATCGGCCGCCACCTCGCTCGGGGTCGCCGTGGAGGCCCCGAAGCTGGGTGCCGAGGCGTTCCTTGGCTCCGTTCCCGGCGAGGCTGAAGGCACCGAGCACGCGGCCGCCATGATCGGCCAGGGCAGGGTGCTGATGTCCCCGCTGGCAGCCGCCGTAATGGCAGGTTCCGTGGCCAAGGGCTCCCCCGTGTCCCCGGTCCTGGTGCAGGAGAGCGCCCCCGCATCGTCGTCGGCCAGCCCGGCGGCGACAGCGGAAGGTTCCGCCCCGTCGTCGACCGTCACAGCGGAAGCACCCGCGAAAGCCGCCCAGACCCCGGTGACCCAAGCGGAAGCAGCGTCCCTCGCGGACATGATGCGGGCGGTGGTGACATCCGGCCACGCCGGATTCCTGGCCGAGGTCCCCGGCGAACCCGTGGGTGCCAAAACCGGAACCGCAGAATTCGGTAACGCCAACCCGCCCAAGACGCACGCCTGGATCATTGCCGTGCACGGCGATCTCGCCGTGGCCGTGTTCGTCGAGGAAGGCGGACTTGGCGCCACCACCTCCGGCCCGCTGCTGAAGAAGTTCCTGACCGCCGCCGGGTGA
- a CDS encoding glycosyltransferase family 87 protein: MQETQPPPDQKLARLVVPSRSDRLLRNFTELIGGPLGARSAPGVVAPGFFTVERVLIILTVLAALAAIAVKDYCRVNGWETPSQFYATCYSDFPELFRNRGLADGVFPFFTPGALFEYPVLMGLIAGITARLVPGEGVTDARILGYFDVNATLIAAVWIVTVLATARMTRRRPWDAAMVALAPGIVLAGTINWDMWAVAMLALGMYFLSRERLVLAGVLIGLGTATKLYPLLVFGAIFLLALRTGKIRSFVVPAASAALAWLAVNLPIAARDPAGWKHFFEFTQDRPAGYSSPWFAYNLVAGRVRWTPLTPEAINTLALNVFLLACVLIAVLALTAPRRPRIAQLTFLIVAAFILTNKVYSPQFVLWLVPLLALARPRWRDFLIWQGIEGLHWAAVWMYLGQVTSGGVSQHNIDMPYYVLAVAAHMLATAYLMLRVAWDIWDPRYDPIRRHSMDDPHGGPFNHAPDWLRIDLLRPSASVVPWRTVARDA; the protein is encoded by the coding sequence ATGCAGGAGACACAGCCGCCGCCCGATCAAAAGCTCGCGCGCCTGGTGGTGCCGAGCCGCAGCGACCGGCTTCTGCGGAACTTCACCGAGCTCATCGGCGGGCCCCTGGGCGCGCGGTCCGCCCCGGGGGTGGTCGCGCCGGGTTTCTTCACAGTGGAACGCGTGCTGATCATCCTGACTGTGCTCGCCGCCCTGGCCGCTATCGCCGTCAAGGACTACTGCCGCGTGAACGGGTGGGAGACGCCGTCGCAGTTCTATGCGACCTGCTACTCGGACTTTCCTGAACTCTTCCGCAACAGGGGGCTGGCGGACGGGGTATTTCCATTTTTCACGCCGGGCGCCCTTTTCGAGTATCCGGTCCTGATGGGCCTGATCGCGGGGATAACGGCCCGCCTGGTGCCCGGCGAGGGAGTCACGGACGCCCGGATCCTCGGCTATTTCGATGTCAATGCCACCCTGATCGCTGCCGTGTGGATAGTTACCGTGCTGGCCACGGCCCGCATGACGCGCCGGCGTCCCTGGGACGCGGCGATGGTGGCGCTGGCCCCCGGCATCGTATTGGCCGGCACGATTAACTGGGACATGTGGGCGGTGGCCATGCTGGCGCTCGGCATGTACTTCCTGTCCCGTGAGCGGCTCGTGCTGGCCGGCGTCCTGATCGGACTGGGGACCGCCACCAAGCTATACCCCCTCCTGGTCTTCGGCGCGATTTTCCTGTTGGCGCTTCGCACCGGGAAGATCCGCTCCTTCGTGGTTCCTGCAGCGTCGGCCGCCCTGGCCTGGCTCGCCGTCAACCTGCCCATTGCCGCCCGGGACCCGGCCGGCTGGAAGCACTTCTTCGAGTTCACGCAGGACCGTCCCGCCGGCTACAGCTCGCCATGGTTTGCCTACAACCTGGTGGCCGGAAGGGTGCGCTGGACTCCCCTCACCCCGGAGGCCATCAACACGCTGGCCCTGAACGTGTTTCTGCTGGCCTGCGTCCTTATAGCGGTCCTGGCCCTGACCGCCCCGCGGCGGCCGCGGATCGCCCAGCTGACCTTCCTGATCGTGGCGGCCTTCATCCTCACCAACAAGGTCTACTCGCCCCAGTTCGTTCTCTGGCTCGTGCCGCTGCTCGCTCTGGCCCGGCCCAGGTGGCGTGACTTCCTGATCTGGCAGGGCATCGAGGGGCTGCACTGGGCCGCCGTCTGGATGTATCTTGGCCAAGTGACCAGCGGCGGCGTCTCTCAGCACAACATCGACATGCCGTACTACGTCCTGGCCGTAGCGGCACACATGCTGGCCACTGCCTATCTCATGCTGCGGGTCGCCTGGGACATCTGGGACCCGCGCTACGATCCCATCCGGCGCCACTCCATGGATGACCCCCACGGCGGCCCCTTCAACCACGCGCCTGACTGGTTACGGATCGACCTGCTCCGGCCCTCTGCATCGGTGGTTCCCTGGCGTACGGTTGCCCGCGATGCCTGA
- a CDS encoding MFS transporter — MTATQQLADRQVSSAALATFIIFGANGLVFASWAARIPAVTEILGISSGQMGTLLLCTAVGSLIALPTAGQVINRLGTANTVRAAGFLAALAGVGISVSLLAESVPGTAIGLFFFGIGIGLWDVSQNVEGADVEHRLRKTVMPKFHAAFSGGAFLGALVGAGLSGLGVGLPVHLLVIAALVAVLTFVVPRYFLPHTAPEQPADGEAKAARGPSAWRDLRTLLIGVVVLGATLTEGAGNDWIAKAAVDGLGTSEATGALLFALFVLAMTAMRFFGGTVIDRYGRVAVLRGSMAAAAAGLALFVFAGNLWLAAVGAALWGVGAALAFPMGMSAAADDPRHAAARVSVVSTIGYVAFLAGPPLLGYLGDVTGIHMALLAIGVPIVVALVLAGAAKPLSVRK, encoded by the coding sequence ATGACCGCAACCCAGCAGCTTGCCGACCGGCAGGTCTCCTCCGCCGCCCTCGCCACGTTCATCATCTTCGGTGCCAACGGCCTGGTCTTTGCGAGTTGGGCGGCCAGGATCCCGGCTGTCACGGAGATCCTGGGGATCTCGTCGGGGCAGATGGGCACGCTGCTGCTGTGTACCGCCGTCGGATCGCTGATCGCGCTGCCCACCGCCGGGCAAGTTATCAACCGCCTCGGCACCGCCAACACCGTCCGGGCTGCCGGTTTCCTCGCCGCCCTGGCGGGTGTGGGCATTTCCGTGTCGCTGCTCGCTGAATCGGTGCCCGGAACAGCAATCGGGCTCTTCTTCTTCGGCATCGGGATCGGGCTGTGGGACGTGTCCCAGAACGTTGAGGGGGCCGACGTCGAGCACCGGCTCCGCAAGACCGTGATGCCCAAGTTCCACGCGGCCTTCAGCGGAGGAGCCTTCCTGGGTGCGCTGGTCGGGGCAGGTCTCTCGGGACTGGGCGTGGGCCTGCCGGTGCATCTGCTGGTCATCGCCGCGCTGGTGGCGGTTCTGACGTTCGTGGTCCCCCGGTACTTCCTTCCCCACACCGCTCCTGAACAGCCCGCCGACGGCGAGGCCAAGGCGGCGCGGGGACCGTCGGCCTGGCGGGATCTGCGCACCCTGCTGATCGGCGTGGTGGTCCTGGGTGCCACGCTGACCGAGGGTGCCGGCAACGACTGGATTGCCAAGGCGGCGGTGGACGGGCTGGGAACCTCCGAGGCCACGGGTGCCCTGCTCTTCGCTCTCTTCGTGCTGGCCATGACCGCCATGCGTTTCTTCGGCGGCACCGTCATCGACAGGTACGGCCGGGTGGCCGTGCTGCGCGGCAGCATGGCGGCGGCCGCAGCCGGCCTGGCCCTGTTCGTGTTCGCCGGAAACCTCTGGCTGGCGGCCGTGGGCGCTGCGCTCTGGGGAGTGGGTGCTGCCCTGGCCTTTCCGATGGGAATGTCGGCAGCGGCGGACGATCCGCGGCATGCTGCGGCACGGGTGTCCGTGGTGTCCACCATCGGCTACGTCGCCTTCCTGGCCGGTCCCCCGCTGCTCGGCTACCTCGGGGACGTCACCGGAATCCACATGGCACTGCTTGCCATCGGTGTGCCCATCGTGGTCGCCCTGGTGCTTGCCGGTGCCGCCAAGCCGCTTTCCGTCAGGAAGTAA
- a CDS encoding histidine phosphatase family protein yields MTAANLARPQLWILRHGETEWSKSGQYTGLTDLPLTVEGEQQAVEARRILDAVDFDLVLTSPLRRARRTAELAGFPDAVHEPLAVEWDYGDYEGISSDLIRKDNPDYLIWTHGVPNGEKLEDVAARADKIIARVLESGLDNVLIVAHGHFSRILTARWLELEAAEGRHFLLGTAKVCTLGWDKRTPVVLRWGL; encoded by the coding sequence GTGACCGCCGCCAACCTCGCCCGCCCCCAGCTGTGGATCCTGCGGCACGGCGAAACCGAATGGTCCAAGAGCGGCCAGTACACGGGACTGACGGACCTGCCCCTGACTGTGGAGGGCGAGCAGCAGGCAGTCGAGGCGCGCAGGATCCTGGACGCCGTCGATTTCGATCTGGTCCTGACCTCCCCGCTGCGCCGTGCCCGCCGGACCGCTGAACTCGCCGGTTTCCCCGACGCCGTCCATGAACCCCTGGCCGTGGAATGGGATTATGGCGACTACGAGGGCATCAGCTCCGACCTGATCCGCAAAGACAACCCCGACTACCTCATCTGGACCCACGGCGTTCCCAACGGCGAAAAGCTGGAGGATGTAGCCGCGCGGGCAGACAAGATCATTGCCCGCGTGCTGGAGTCGGGGCTGGACAATGTCCTGATCGTGGCACATGGCCACTTTTCCCGGATTCTCACCGCCCGCTGGCTGGAACTGGAAGCTGCTGAGGGCAGGCATTTCCTGCTCGGAACAGCCAAGGTCTGCACGCTCGGCTGGGACAAAAGAACTCCTGTGGTTCTCCGCTGGGGCCTGTAA
- a CDS encoding phytoene desaturase family protein, whose product MPDVAVVGSGPNGLAAAVVMARAGLKVHVYESADQLGGGSRTSEVIEEGHWHDVCSAVHPMALASPFFRAFELPSRVDLQLPPVQFGSPLDGGRSAVAYRSLDRTADELGRDGHAYRRLLAPLVRHIDGVVQTTSDQLLRVPGHPLAAGILGLRTLEQGSPLWNLRFRQDRAPALLSGVAAHVVGRLPSLSGAGAGLLLNALAHSGGWPIPVGGSSAIANAMVKDIEAHGGELQTGFRVTSLGELEPAKAVLLDVAPPALARIAGSRLPASYRRALESFRFGNGACKVDFILSRPVPWTASELAGAGTVHVGGTRADMTEAENAVSEGRHPERPYVLVSQPSVVDPGRAPEGRHIVWSYCHVPTGSTVDMGQAVMDQLERFAPGFRDVVVRHKVTTAAELAEYNENYVGGDFSAGLLDPRGLVQRPVVSPVPWRTPARGVYLCSSSTPPGPGVTGMPGFHAAKYALKDIFGLDVPALGL is encoded by the coding sequence ATGCCTGACGTCGCCGTCGTTGGTTCCGGCCCCAACGGACTCGCCGCCGCCGTCGTCATGGCGCGGGCGGGACTAAAGGTGCACGTATACGAGTCGGCCGACCAGCTCGGCGGGGGATCCCGGACCTCGGAGGTCATCGAGGAAGGGCACTGGCACGACGTGTGCTCCGCCGTGCACCCCATGGCACTCGCCTCGCCCTTTTTCCGCGCGTTCGAACTTCCGAGCCGGGTGGACCTGCAGCTTCCGCCCGTGCAGTTCGGATCACCGCTGGACGGCGGCCGTTCTGCCGTGGCTTACCGGTCGCTCGACCGGACTGCCGACGAGCTGGGCCGGGACGGCCACGCCTACCGCAGGCTCCTTGCCCCGCTGGTGCGGCACATTGACGGCGTCGTGCAGACCACGTCCGATCAGTTACTGCGGGTACCGGGCCACCCGCTGGCTGCCGGCATCCTGGGGCTGCGGACCCTTGAGCAGGGCTCGCCCCTCTGGAACCTGCGCTTCCGGCAGGACCGGGCACCTGCCCTGCTCAGCGGGGTCGCAGCCCACGTGGTGGGGCGCCTGCCGTCCCTGTCCGGGGCGGGGGCCGGCCTCCTGCTAAATGCCTTGGCGCACAGCGGGGGCTGGCCCATTCCGGTGGGCGGATCCTCCGCTATCGCCAATGCCATGGTCAAGGACATCGAAGCCCATGGCGGCGAGCTGCAGACGGGTTTCCGCGTCACGTCGCTGGGCGAACTGGAACCAGCGAAGGCAGTGCTGCTGGACGTTGCGCCTCCGGCCCTTGCCCGCATCGCCGGCAGCCGCCTGCCTGCCTCCTACCGCCGTGCGCTGGAATCCTTCCGGTTCGGCAACGGCGCGTGCAAGGTGGACTTCATCCTGTCCCGGCCCGTCCCGTGGACCGCTTCCGAACTGGCAGGAGCCGGCACGGTACATGTGGGCGGCACACGGGCGGACATGACGGAGGCGGAGAACGCCGTGTCCGAGGGCCGCCACCCGGAGCGGCCATATGTCCTTGTCTCGCAGCCATCCGTGGTTGATCCCGGCCGGGCTCCGGAGGGCAGGCACATCGTCTGGTCCTACTGCCATGTGCCCACGGGGTCCACTGTGGATATGGGCCAGGCCGTCATGGACCAGCTGGAACGTTTCGCGCCCGGGTTCCGTGACGTCGTCGTGCGGCACAAGGTCACAACGGCGGCGGAACTGGCCGAGTACAACGAGAACTACGTCGGCGGCGACTTCAGTGCCGGCCTCCTGGATCCCCGGGGGCTGGTGCAGCGGCCGGTTGTCTCGCCCGTCCCTTGGCGGACTCCAGCGCGCGGCGTCTATCTGTGCTCCTCGTCGACGCCGCCGGGGCCGGGCGTCACCGGCATGCCCGGATTCCACGCGGCGAAGTATGCCTTGAAAGACATATTCGGGCTGGACGTCCCGGCACTGGGTCTCTAG